In the genome of Massilibacillus massiliensis, one region contains:
- a CDS encoding chemotaxis protein CheC, which translates to MNEVSVVTDEILNLSADQLDALREIGNVGAGNSATALSQIINRKIDMSVPKVAIMPLGDVPDVVGGPDAMVVGVFLRVYGLAPGSVLFLLPRDSAFYLIDMLMAKERGSTKNLDFMDESALMEIGNILAGSYLNALSYFTKLTLLPSIPALALDMAGAILSVVLVQLGQMGDHALVIETEFLSEDDGIRGHFFLIPDPGSLNTILSAVGVK; encoded by the coding sequence ATGAATGAGGTGTCAGTAGTGACAGATGAAATATTAAATTTATCCGCAGATCAGCTTGATGCGCTTAGAGAAATTGGCAATGTTGGTGCGGGGAATTCGGCAACTGCATTATCACAGATTATCAATCGCAAGATTGATATGTCTGTGCCAAAAGTCGCAATTATGCCATTAGGTGATGTCCCTGATGTTGTTGGTGGACCTGATGCGATGGTTGTAGGGGTATTTTTGCGAGTATATGGCTTAGCACCGGGAAGTGTTTTGTTTTTATTACCACGAGATAGTGCTTTTTATTTAATTGATATGCTTATGGCTAAGGAACGGGGATCTACCAAAAATTTAGATTTTATGGATGAATCTGCACTTATGGAAATAGGCAATATTTTAGCAGGTTCTTATTTAAATGCTTTATCTTATTTTACGAAACTGACGTTATTACCATCCATTCCGGCTTTGGCTTTAGATATGGCTGGAGCGATTTTAAGTGTAGTATTAGTTCAGTTAGGCCAGATGGGTGATCATGCTTTGGTTATTGAGACAGAGTTTTTATCAGAAGATGATGGTATTAGAGGACATTTCTTTTTAATCCCTGACCCAGGATCATTGAATACTATTTTATCCGCAGTAGGGGTGAAATAA
- the pyrH gene encoding UMP kinase, whose translation METAKYKRVILKLSGEALAGDKGFGIDPVVVESIAQQIKGIRNHHIDVAVVVGGGNIWRGLAGSSKGMDRATADYMGMLATVMNSLALQDALEKIDVDTRVQSAIEMRQMAESYIRRKAIRHLEKGRVVIFAAGTGNPYFSTDTTAALRAAEIEADVILMAKKNTDGVYDADPRYNPDAKKFETLEYIEVLQRGLAVMDSTATSLCMDNKIPIVVFNMDEHTNILKVALGQNIGTTVGGKA comes from the coding sequence TTGGAAACAGCTAAATATAAACGTGTAATTCTAAAACTAAGTGGTGAGGCTCTCGCTGGTGATAAAGGGTTTGGTATTGACCCAGTAGTTGTGGAATCAATTGCACAGCAAATAAAAGGAATTCGTAACCATCATATCGATGTTGCTGTCGTTGTTGGTGGTGGAAATATATGGCGTGGGCTTGCGGGAAGCTCGAAAGGTATGGATCGCGCAACAGCTGATTATATGGGAATGCTTGCCACTGTTATGAATTCATTGGCTCTTCAAGATGCATTAGAAAAGATTGATGTGGATACAAGGGTGCAGAGTGCAATTGAAATGAGACAGATGGCGGAATCTTACATTAGACGTAAAGCAATTCGTCATCTTGAAAAAGGTAGAGTTGTTATTTTTGCGGCTGGAACAGGTAATCCTTATTTTTCAACCGATACAACGGCTGCACTTCGTGCCGCTGAGATTGAAGCGGATGTAATTTTAATGGCAAAGAAAAATACGGATGGTGTTTATGACGCAGATCCGCGTTATAACCCTGACGCAAAGAAATTTGAAACGTTAGAATATATTGAGGTTCTTCAACGTGGACTGGCAGTTATGGATTCAACGGCAACTAGCTTATGTATGGATAATAAAATTCCTATTGTTGTATTTAATATGGATGAGCACACGAATATTTTAAAAGTAGCATTAGGGCAAAATATTGGTACTACGGTTGGAGGGAAAGCATAG
- a CDS encoding phosphatidate cytidylyltransferase, with amino-acid sequence MLIKRIITGIIGIIATIYVVNYGGAVFGLSVILFAMIGWHEFFKAFKNIGIKLWYSFGMLTIVFLLSCAWIGNSQEFVAVLTISFLMILGKVVLDYTNFTLNHAAMTVSGIFYIALSFAHLILLRFTDDAVMIETAIGSISAGGALLWVAFVGTWASDTFAFFVGSRIGKHKLCPTISPGKTVEGFIGGIIGTILLLIGLAHLFHFSILHMSILGICIAVVATIGDLVESSIKRLTGIKDSGQLLPGHGGALDRFDSIMFTVPFVYYYIHLFKLY; translated from the coding sequence ATGTTAATTAAAAGAATCATAACAGGTATTATTGGAATTATAGCTACGATATATGTTGTAAATTACGGTGGAGCTGTATTTGGTTTATCTGTGATTTTATTTGCAATGATTGGCTGGCATGAATTTTTTAAAGCTTTTAAAAATATTGGAATAAAGTTGTGGTATAGCTTTGGCATGCTTACGATTGTTTTTCTATTAAGTTGTGCTTGGATTGGCAACAGCCAAGAATTTGTGGCGGTTCTCACGATTTCGTTTTTAATGATTTTGGGAAAAGTGGTATTAGATTATACGAATTTTACGCTCAATCATGCCGCGATGACCGTGAGCGGAATATTTTATATTGCATTGTCGTTTGCGCATTTAATATTATTGAGATTTACTGATGATGCTGTGATGATTGAGACCGCGATTGGTTCTATTTCTGCAGGAGGAGCGCTGCTCTGGGTTGCTTTTGTCGGGACATGGGCAAGTGATACCTTTGCATTTTTTGTTGGATCAAGAATTGGGAAGCATAAATTATGTCCGACGATTAGTCCAGGGAAAACTGTTGAAGGGTTCATAGGTGGTATTATAGGTACAATCCTTTTACTTATAGGGCTTGCACACTTGTTCCACTTTTCGATATTACATATGAGTATTTTAGGAATATGTATTGCGGTTGTTGCAACAATTGGCGATTTAGTAGAGTCTTCAATTAAACGTTTGACTGGAATTAAAGATTCTGGACAGCTTCTACCTGGGCATGGCGGTGCTTTAGATC
- a CDS encoding DUF6115 domain-containing protein yields MITAMVGFFFILVVMVVVIIRRQIKKNNVNDGLDYSTTRLQIHLEEAADVIIKRMEEHVNQLEFLIEEANQKIVQLDQYMKKIEKLEGQKKEVVQKELSENTVKLMEPVMEEPTTSCIDKPKIMLKESAINTEVFHMLGEGFSLDEISKKTGVGKGAIKLIKQMYKNKKLS; encoded by the coding sequence ATGATTACGGCTATGGTAGGTTTTTTTTTCATATTGGTCGTTATGGTGGTTGTGATCATTAGACGACAAATAAAAAAGAATAATGTAAATGATGGTTTAGATTATTCTACGACACGGCTGCAGATTCATTTAGAAGAGGCTGCAGATGTTATTATAAAACGTATGGAAGAACATGTAAATCAATTGGAGTTCTTGATTGAAGAGGCAAATCAAAAAATTGTCCAATTGGATCAATATATGAAAAAAATAGAAAAACTTGAAGGGCAGAAAAAAGAAGTTGTACAAAAAGAGTTGTCCGAAAATACTGTTAAATTGATGGAGCCAGTAATGGAAGAACCAACAACTTCGTGCATAGATAAACCTAAAATCATGCTGAAAGAATCAGCGATTAACACAGAAGTATTTCATATGCTTGGAGAAGGTTTTTCTTTGGATGAGATATCAAAAAAGACTGGTGTTGGAAAAGGGGCAATTAAGTTAATTAAGCAAATGTATAAAAATAAAAAATTAAGTTAA
- a CDS encoding DUF342 domain-containing protein, whose amino-acid sequence MDDKNTKFECSETGSEEKGYSIKFKEDGVFFTVFPQDEMSNDFELTDITKILNEHGSVDYDIELITKAIRNKDGVEVKICNPLIDEELVENIDPEINIYVSKDKMEATASIAMDRNSNIPTFNMVMDKLNEKGIVFGVDEEAIKKLVKGVNGTGSFEAVIVRGTKPKNGIDAKLIKYIDTDAKGRPAELEHGRVDFKNLNLFTIVNKGQVLAERIPHTQGEPGMNIFGDTVAAKPGKPVMIPTGKNTKIIEEHKIISLIDGQFTITGNKMTVVPTIEIKGDVDLSTGNINFNGSVVIRGSVQLGFSVKAEGDVEIYGNISGGTVEGKNITVKAGIQGMQRGIVAAKEDVKASFAENANITAGRDIIISEAVLHSNISAGKKIVVQGKRGMIAGGSAIAGEEILVKVAGNQMDTSTKLEVGINPMLLNQYDEAKKALKKAEGELDQAKKALNVLKAINPNELPLAKKELLLRLTKSQFPLAGQVKALKDKIKQIENEFENLKTGKIKVSDITYSGVKIIVRSIVKQIKSKTQHCTFFEEDGEVKIGEY is encoded by the coding sequence ATGGATGACAAAAATACGAAGTTTGAATGTTCCGAAACGGGTAGTGAAGAAAAAGGATATAGTATAAAATTTAAAGAAGATGGAGTTTTCTTTACTGTTTTTCCACAAGATGAAATGAGCAATGATTTCGAATTAACAGATATTACAAAAATATTAAATGAACATGGAAGTGTGGATTATGATATTGAGCTTATTACGAAGGCAATTCGTAATAAGGATGGAGTTGAAGTTAAAATATGTAATCCTTTGATTGATGAAGAGCTTGTGGAAAATATTGATCCTGAAATTAATATTTATGTGAGCAAAGACAAAATGGAAGCGACTGCAAGTATTGCAATGGATAGAAACTCGAATATACCTACTTTTAATATGGTGATGGATAAGCTAAATGAAAAAGGTATTGTTTTTGGAGTGGATGAAGAAGCTATAAAAAAATTAGTAAAAGGTGTAAATGGGACAGGTAGTTTTGAAGCTGTGATTGTCAGAGGGACGAAACCTAAAAATGGAATTGATGCAAAATTAATAAAGTATATTGATACTGATGCAAAAGGGCGCCCAGCAGAGCTGGAGCATGGCAGAGTTGATTTCAAAAATTTAAATTTATTTACGATTGTAAATAAAGGGCAAGTATTGGCAGAGCGTATTCCACATACACAAGGTGAACCAGGAATGAATATTTTTGGTGATACTGTTGCTGCAAAGCCAGGAAAACCAGTCATGATACCGACAGGTAAAAATACTAAAATTATTGAAGAACATAAGATTATTTCTTTAATTGACGGGCAATTCACAATAACAGGAAATAAGATGACCGTTGTACCGACAATCGAAATTAAAGGTGATGTAGACTTGTCTACAGGAAATATTAATTTCAATGGTAGTGTTGTAATTCGTGGCAGCGTTCAATTAGGTTTTAGTGTTAAAGCAGAAGGTGATGTAGAGATTTATGGTAATATTAGTGGGGGAACTGTGGAAGGAAAAAATATTACTGTAAAAGCTGGAATTCAGGGAATGCAACGTGGTATTGTGGCAGCGAAAGAAGATGTAAAAGCAAGTTTTGCAGAAAATGCGAATATTACTGCCGGTAGAGATATTATTATTAGCGAAGCGGTATTGCATTCTAATATTAGTGCAGGAAAGAAAATTGTAGTGCAGGGGAAACGAGGTATGATTGCGGGTGGAAGTGCGATTGCGGGAGAAGAAATTCTCGTAAAAGTTGCAGGTAATCAAATGGATACGAGCACTAAATTGGAAGTTGGGATTAATCCAATGCTCCTGAATCAATATGATGAGGCAAAAAAAGCATTGAAAAAGGCTGAAGGAGAATTAGATCAAGCGAAAAAAGCTTTGAATGTTTTAAAGGCAATCAATCCTAATGAACTCCCTTTAGCGAAAAAGGAATTATTACTTCGTTTGACGAAGTCGCAATTTCCACTTGCTGGACAGGTGAAAGCATTAAAAGATAAAATTAAGCAAATTGAAAATGAATTTGAAAATTTAAAAACGGGTAAAATTAAAGTTTCTGATATTACATATTCTGGTGTCAAGATTATTGTTCGATCTATTGTTAAACAAATAAAATCCAAAACACAGCATTGTACTTTTTTTGAGGAAGATGGCGAAGTGAAGATTGGCGAATATTAG
- a CDS encoding DUF362 domain-containing protein: protein MAYKINDDCISCGSCAGTCPVGAISEGDSKYEISSEECVECGACAAVCPVGAILAP from the coding sequence ATGGCTTATAAAATTAATGATGATTGTATTTCTTGTGGTTCTTGCGCTGGAACTTGCCCAGTAGGTGCTATTTCAGAAGGAGATTCCAAATATGAAATTTCTTCTGAAGAATGCGTTGAGTGTGGTGCTTGTGCGGCGGTTTGTCCAGTTGGTGCTATTTTAGCTCCATGA
- the frr gene encoding ribosome recycling factor → MIKEVFNSHEDRMKKSVESLKREYSSLRAGRATPALLDKVMVDYYGTPTPVNQVANVSVPEPRMITIQPWEKTMLAALEKAIMKSDLGLNPNNDGTMIRLSIPQLTKERRNELAKVIHKKAEDAKVALRNIRRDANDAIKKLEKDKLITEDENKKAQEDMQKLIDKYIKEIDVVMAGKEKEIMEV, encoded by the coding sequence GTGATTAAGGAAGTATTTAATTCTCATGAAGATCGAATGAAAAAATCCGTGGAATCATTAAAAAGAGAGTATTCGTCTCTACGTGCTGGTCGTGCGACCCCTGCATTATTAGATAAAGTAATGGTTGATTATTATGGAACTCCAACGCCTGTAAATCAAGTTGCGAATGTGAGTGTTCCAGAACCGAGGATGATTACGATACAACCTTGGGAAAAGACAATGTTAGCGGCACTTGAAAAAGCTATTATGAAATCTGACTTAGGTTTAAATCCAAACAATGACGGAACAATGATTCGACTATCGATTCCGCAACTAACCAAGGAAAGACGAAATGAACTTGCTAAAGTTATCCATAAAAAAGCTGAGGATGCTAAAGTTGCATTAAGAAATATCCGTCGTGATGCAAATGATGCAATAAAAAAACTTGAAAAAGATAAATTGATTACTGAGGATGAAAATAAAAAAGCACAAGAGGATATGCAAAAGTTAATAGATAAATATATTAAAGAAATAGATGTTGTAATGGCTGGTAAAGAAAAAGAAATAATGGAAGTGTGA
- a CDS encoding chemotaxis protein CheW yields MSEKTYSNDEVQLVAFKLAREEYGVDILNVQEIKKLTDITRVPYTPGFIKGVMNLRGSVLPVIDLKKRLSLTEEPYSEDTRIIIVKVDDISVGMIVDAVTEVLAIGPDNIEAPEAVVDGNASGNNFISGVGNLNNRLVIMLKLDEIIGLNGEAK; encoded by the coding sequence ATGTCTGAAAAAACATATTCAAATGATGAAGTGCAATTGGTCGCGTTTAAATTAGCGCGTGAAGAATATGGCGTGGATATTTTAAATGTGCAGGAGATAAAAAAATTAACTGATATTACACGTGTTCCTTATACACCTGGTTTTATAAAAGGTGTTATGAATTTGCGTGGTAGTGTGTTACCGGTAATTGATTTAAAAAAACGTTTAAGCTTAACTGAAGAGCCTTATTCTGAAGATACACGCATTATTATTGTTAAAGTTGATGACATTTCCGTAGGAATGATTGTTGATGCAGTTACGGAAGTTTTAGCGATTGGACCAGACAATATAGAAGCGCCAGAAGCCGTAGTTGACGGTAATGCAAGTGGAAATAATTTCATCAGTGGTGTAGGAAATTTAAATAATCGTTTGGTCATTATGCTTAAGCTAGACGAGATTATTGGATTGAATGGAGAAGCAAAATAA
- the tsf gene encoding translation elongation factor Ts, whose protein sequence is MATVTAAMVKELREITGAGMMDCKKALNETDGNIEKAVDFLREKGLAAAAKKAGRVAAEGVVEAYIHGGGRIGVMVEINCETDFVAKTDDFKELARDVAMQIAATNPLFVRREEVDPTVLDHEREVLRAQALNEGKPENIVEKMIVGRIEKYYKEICLMEQPFIKDPDQTIAQIINSKIAKIGENISIRRFTRYQLGEGIEKKVDDFAAEVMAAVK, encoded by the coding sequence ATGGCAACTGTAACTGCTGCAATGGTTAAAGAATTGCGTGAAATAACTGGCGCTGGTATGATGGATTGTAAAAAGGCACTAAATGAAACGGATGGTAATATAGAAAAAGCAGTTGATTTCCTACGTGAAAAAGGACTGGCTGCTGCTGCAAAAAAAGCTGGACGTGTTGCTGCTGAAGGTGTTGTTGAAGCTTATATTCATGGTGGGGGAAGAATTGGTGTTATGGTTGAAATCAACTGTGAAACTGATTTTGTTGCAAAAACGGATGATTTTAAAGAGTTGGCTCGAGATGTTGCTATGCAAATCGCAGCTACTAACCCTTTATTTGTCCGTCGTGAAGAAGTAGATCCAACGGTACTTGATCATGAGCGTGAAGTATTACGTGCACAGGCTTTAAATGAAGGAAAACCTGAAAACATTGTTGAAAAGATGATTGTTGGTCGTATTGAAAAATATTATAAGGAAATTTGCTTAATGGAGCAGCCGTTTATCAAAGATCCAGATCAGACAATTGCACAGATTATTAACAGTAAAATTGCTAAGATTGGTGAAAATATTTCGATTAGAAGATTTACAAGATATCAACTTGGTGAAGGTATTGAGAAAAAAGTAGATGATTTTGCTGCTGAAGTAATGGCTGCAGTAAAATAA
- a CDS encoding FliA/WhiG family RNA polymerase sigma factor, which yields MSNSLSKQKYEVEELWNAYQVDRSPQIREKLVHIYLSLVNIIAGRIAISLPAYVDRDDLISSGFFGLLDAIERYEPNRGNKFETYAGVRIRGAILDSLRARDWLPVSLRQKIRKYEHVVNELEASFGRAATDQEIADKLGISIKDLSILLNQLNVATVIPLEEYVRTETVQGAMVNPSDNIEQKELQESLARAIDKLPDKEKLVVSLYYYDELTLKEISLILKLSEARISQLHTKAVFRLRGYLSRIKSSLV from the coding sequence ATGTCTAATAGTTTAAGCAAGCAAAAATATGAGGTTGAAGAATTATGGAATGCTTATCAGGTTGATAGAAGTCCTCAAATCAGGGAAAAGTTAGTCCATATATATTTATCGCTTGTAAATATAATTGCTGGTCGCATTGCAATTAGTTTGCCAGCATATGTAGATCGCGATGATTTAATTAGTAGCGGTTTTTTTGGTCTTTTGGATGCGATTGAGCGTTATGAGCCTAATCGTGGTAACAAATTCGAAACGTATGCGGGTGTTAGGATCAGAGGTGCAATTTTAGATTCACTTCGTGCGAGAGACTGGTTACCAGTCTCTTTAAGACAGAAAATTAGAAAATATGAGCATGTAGTGAATGAATTAGAGGCAAGTTTTGGCAGGGCAGCAACAGATCAAGAGATTGCAGATAAATTAGGGATTTCTATTAAAGACTTGAGTATATTGCTGAATCAGTTAAATGTAGCAACTGTAATTCCTTTAGAGGAATATGTAAGGACTGAAACGGTGCAAGGTGCAATGGTAAATCCATCAGATAATATTGAACAAAAGGAACTACAAGAGAGTTTAGCGAGAGCAATAGATAAGTTACCAGATAAAGAAAAATTAGTGGTGTCTTTATATTATTATGATGAATTGACATTAAAAGAAATTAGCTTAATTCTTAAACTATCTGAGGCAAGAATTTCGCAGTTACATACGAAAGCAGTCTTCCGGTTGCGTGGCTATTTGTCTAGAATTAAATCTAGCTTGGTATAG
- a CDS encoding isoprenyl transferase, with protein sequence MWKKWIGRKEAENKSAEVYADIDLSKLPRHIAIIMDGNGRWAQKQGLLRTFGHRVGVESLKEIVRSASNIGIKALTAYAFSTENWKRPDEEVTFLMNLFSEYIDREIDELDAENIKIRFIGRIEELSDQLKIKFENAQTRTVDNTGLILNLAVNYGSRDEITRAVKIIAQKVTENRVSIDAIDEKMIEDSLDTVGVPPLDLVIRPGGDYRISNFLLWQAAYAEFWYTNINWPDFKPCHLYEAIRDYQKRDRRFGGVKAKSPS encoded by the coding sequence ATGTGGAAAAAGTGGATTGGTAGGAAAGAAGCGGAGAATAAATCTGCGGAAGTTTATGCTGATATAGATTTATCGAAATTACCAAGACATATTGCTATCATTATGGATGGAAATGGAAGATGGGCACAGAAGCAAGGTTTGTTGCGTACCTTTGGTCATCGCGTTGGAGTAGAAAGCTTAAAAGAGATTGTTAGATCGGCGTCAAATATCGGCATAAAGGCTTTGACTGCTTATGCTTTTTCTACAGAAAATTGGAAAAGGCCGGATGAAGAAGTTACTTTTTTAATGAACCTATTTTCAGAATATATTGATCGTGAAATTGATGAATTAGATGCTGAAAATATTAAAATAAGATTTATCGGTCGGATTGAAGAGTTATCCGATCAGTTAAAAATTAAATTTGAAAATGCTCAGACGCGTACCGTTGATAATACTGGATTGATATTAAATTTAGCCGTAAATTATGGTAGTAGAGATGAGATTACGCGTGCTGTTAAGATAATTGCTCAAAAAGTAACAGAAAATAGAGTATCGATAGATGCTATTGATGAGAAAATGATAGAAGATTCTCTGGATACAGTTGGAGTTCCCCCTTTGGATTTAGTGATTCGACCGGGTGGAGACTATAGGATTAGTAATTTTTTACTTTGGCAAGCTGCATATGCTGAATTTTGGTATACGAATATCAATTGGCCGGACTTTAAGCCTTGCCATTTGTATGAGGCAATCCGTGATTATCAAAAAAGAGATAGAAGGTTTGGTGGGGTAAAAGCAAAGAGCCCATCATAA
- the rpsB gene encoding 30S ribosomal protein S2: MAIISMKQLLEAGVHFGHQTRRWNPKMAPYIFTERNGIYIIDLQKTVKKVDEAYNFLRDVAAQGESILFVGTKKQAQEAVKDEAIKADMYYVNERWLGGMLTNFQTIQKRINRLKELETMEENGTFEVLTKKEVLSLRHEMERLQKFLGGIKTMTKLPGALFIVDPRKERIAVAEAKKLGIPIVGIVDTNCDPDEIDYVIPGNDDAIRAVKLLTARMADAVIEGRQGDVTEEEEAE, encoded by the coding sequence ATGGCTATAATTTCTATGAAACAACTATTAGAAGCAGGTGTTCATTTCGGACATCAAACAAGAAGATGGAACCCTAAAATGGCTCCTTATATCTTCACAGAACGTAACGGAATCTATATTATTGATTTGCAAAAAACAGTAAAAAAAGTGGACGAAGCATATAATTTTCTTCGTGACGTTGCGGCGCAAGGTGAGTCTATTCTTTTCGTTGGTACAAAAAAACAAGCACAAGAGGCTGTGAAAGACGAAGCAATTAAAGCGGACATGTACTATGTGAATGAAAGATGGTTAGGCGGAATGCTTACAAACTTCCAGACGATTCAAAAACGTATTAATCGTTTGAAAGAATTAGAAACGATGGAAGAAAATGGTACGTTTGAAGTTTTGACAAAAAAAGAAGTTCTTTCATTGCGTCATGAAATGGAAAGATTGCAAAAATTCTTAGGCGGTATTAAAACAATGACGAAACTTCCAGGAGCTTTGTTTATTGTGGATCCTCGTAAAGAAAGAATTGCAGTAGCTGAAGCGAAAAAACTAGGTATTCCAATTGTCGGTATTGTTGATACAAACTGTGATCCAGACGAAATAGATTATGTTATTCCAGGAAATGATGATGCAATACGTGCTGTAAAACTTCTTACAGCAAGAATGGCGGATGCTGTTATTGAAGGACGTCAAGGTGACGTTACTGAAGAAGAAGAAGCTGAATAA
- a CDS encoding chemotaxis protein CheD, translating into MSELIRVGMADYKVGASPNSLISYGLGSCVGIAFYDPAAKVGGLLHIMLPDSAQARSNENPAKFADTGIPLMLKDMIALGAVKSRIVAKIAGGAQMFKFANATDIMRVGERNAEAVKAILKDLNIKLIANDTGGNYGRTVELKLETGIYRIKTIDKGEKEL; encoded by the coding sequence ATGTCAGAGTTAATAAGAGTAGGAATGGCTGATTATAAAGTTGGGGCTTCACCAAATTCATTAATTAGTTATGGGTTAGGATCTTGTGTAGGTATTGCTTTCTATGATCCTGCCGCTAAAGTTGGCGGCTTGCTTCATATTATGCTTCCTGATAGTGCACAAGCCAGGTCGAATGAGAACCCCGCAAAATTTGCGGATACTGGTATTCCGTTAATGTTAAAGGATATGATTGCATTAGGTGCGGTAAAGTCGCGTATTGTTGCTAAAATTGCAGGTGGTGCGCAGATGTTTAAATTTGCGAATGCAACTGATATCATGCGTGTTGGTGAACGTAATGCGGAGGCTGTGAAAGCGATTTTAAAGGATTTGAATATTAAATTGATCGCGAATGATACAGGCGGTAATTATGGTCGAACAGTAGAATTAAAATTAGAAACCGGAATTTATAGAATTAAGACGATTGATAAGGGTGAAAAAGAACTTTAA